The proteins below are encoded in one region of Chroicocephalus ridibundus chromosome 9, bChrRid1.1, whole genome shotgun sequence:
- the PSMA4 gene encoding proteasome subunit alpha type-4, giving the protein MSRRYDSRTTIFSPEGRLYQVEYAMEAIGHAGTCLGILANDGVLLAAERRNIHKLLDEVFFSEKIYKLNEDMACSVAGITSDANVLTNELRLIAQRYLLQYQEPIPCEQLVTALCDIKQAYTQFGGKRPFGVSLLYIGWDKHYGFQLYQSDPSGNYGGWKATCIGNNSAAAVSMLKQDYKEGEMTLKTALALAIKVLNKTMDVSKLSAEKVEIATLTRENGKTVIRVLKQKEVEQLIKQHEEEEAKAEREKKEKEQKEKDK; this is encoded by the exons ATG TCTCGAAGATATGACTCCAGAACTACCATATTTTCTccagaag GTCGCTTGTACCAGGTTGAGTATGCAATGGAAGCAATCGGACATGCAGGTACTTGCTTGGGAATTCTAGCAAATGACGGTGTTTTGCTAGCGGCAGAGAGACGCAACATTCACAAGCTGCTTGATGAAgtttttttctcagagaaaatatACAAACTTAATGA GGACATGGCTTGCAGTGTTGCAGGAATAACTTCAGATGCCAATGTTCTAACAAATGAACTGAGACTGATTGCGCAGAG GTATTTGTTACAATATCAAGAGCCCATTCCTTGCGAACAGCTGGTAACAGCACTATGTGATATCAAGCAGGCTTATACGCAGTTTGGAG GAAAACGTCCTTTTGGTGTTTCACTGCTGTATATTGGCTGGGATAAGCATTATGGATTTCAGCTGTATCAAAGTGATCCTAGTGGAAATTATGGAGGCTGGAAAGCTACATGCATTGGGAATAATAGTGCT GCAGCTGTGTCAATGCTAAAGCAAGACTACAAAGAAGGAGAAATGACCTTAAAGACTGCGCTTGCATTAGCCATTAAGGTTCTAAACAAAACCATGGATGTCAGCAAACTCTCTGCAGAGAAAG TTGAAATTGCAACACTGACAAGAGAGAACGGAAAGACAGTAATAAGGGTTCTGAAGCAAAAGGAGGTGGAACAGTTGATAAAACAacatgaggaggaggaagcaaaagCTGAAcgtgaaaagaaggaaaaagaacaaaaagagaaggaTAAATAG
- the HYKK gene encoding hydroxylysine kinase → MMSSGNNCQPQSLTKPALSEKEATELVDRVFGLKVSGIRPLPSYDDQNFHVRVSRNKGAAEGADEYVLKITNSEDSQEPDLIEAQTQAMMFLSAEGFPSATPCLTKDGNIMSLEAGDTGPGNKKYMVRLLTYLPGMPVAKIATNAQILYEIGKLAASLDKALSEKFHHPSVRSLHRGQFIWNLANVPLLDQYVYALGQNKYREVVEQVIEQFKGKVIPKLSSFRACINHGDLNDHNILVDSSSASLENPQYRVSGILDFGDMSYGYYVFEVAIAIMYMMIESPDPLSVGGHVLAGFESVVPLTEEERGALFLLVSGRFSQSLVIAAHTALLYPENKEYLMITAKTGWKHLMTMSEVGQEAVEKTWFETAAAYTNGAPAQ, encoded by the exons ATGATGTCTTCTGGAAACAACTGCCAACCCCAGTCATTGACCAAACCGGCACTTAGTGAAAAAGAAGCAACGGAATTGGTTGACAGGGTGTTTGGCTTAAAGGTGTCTGGGATCAGGCCGCTCCCCAGTTACGATGATCAGAATTTCCACGTGCGTGTCTCAAGAAACAAAGGTGCGGCTGAAGGTGCTGACGAGTATGTCCTCAAAATCACCAATTCAGAAGACAGCCAGGAGCCTGACCTCATTGAAGCGCAGACCCAGGCCATGATGTTTCTCAGCGCTGAAGGCTTCCCTTCAGCTACGCCTTGTCTTACAAAGGATGGTAACATCATGTCTCTGGAGGCAGGAG ATACGGGACCTGGGAACAAAAAGTACATGGTCAGACTGCTGACTTACCTGCCAGGCATGCCTGTAGCAAAAATTGCTACAAACGCGCAGATTCTCTATGAGATTGGTAAGCTCGCTGCCAGTTTGGATAAAGCTCTCTCGGAG aaattccATCATCCATCAGTAAGAAGTCTGCATCGAGGTCAGTTCATTTGGAACCTGGCAAACGTTCCCCTTCTAGATCAGTACGTTTATGCCTTGGGTCAGAACAAATACCGTGAAGTTGTGGAACAAGTTATTGAGCAGTTTAAAGGGAAAGTAATCCCCAAGCTGAGCAGTTTTCGAGCCT GTATCAATCATGGAGATCTGAATGACCACAACATTCTAGTAGACTCCAGTTCTGCTTCCCTGGAGAATCCTCAGTACAGAGTGTCAGGCATCCTGGATTTTGGCGACATGAGTTATGGGTATTATGTATTTGAAGTCGCAATAGCCATCATGTACATGATGATTGAGAGCCCAGATCCGCTGAGCGTTGGGGGGCATGTTCTGGCAGGGTTTGAAAGCGTGGTGCCCctcacagaggaggagagaggtgcCCTGTTTCTCTTGGTGAGCGGGAGGTTTTCCCAGTCCCTCGTCATAGCAGCCCACACGGCCCTGCTGTACCCAGAGAACAAGGAATACCTCATGATCACAGCCAAAACCGGATGGAAACACTTAATGACAATGTCTGAGGTGGGCCAAGAAGCTGTAGAGAAGACGTGGTTTGAGACTGCCGCAGCATATACCAACGGCGCACCCGCACAGTAG